The Desulforegula conservatrix Mb1Pa genomic interval GAACCGCCTAAAGTTCAAGTTAAAGGAGACTTCAATGAGCGAGAGACAAAGCCTAAGCCATAGTACCTGGGAATGCAAGTATCATGTAGTATGGATTCCAAAGTATAGAAAAAAGACTATTTATGTAGAATTGAGGAAATATTTGGGAGATGTATTTCGAGATTTGGCCAGACAAAAAGAAAGTGCAATAT includes:
- a CDS encoding transposase — encoded protein: MSERQSLSHSTWECKYHVVWIPKYRKKTIYVELRKYLGDVFRDLARQKESAI